One genomic window of Chloroflexota bacterium includes the following:
- the rlmN gene encoding 23S rRNA (adenine(2503)-C(2))-methyltransferase RlmN, with product MAPAVTDRTRAELVDDLACAGAEPYRARQLFHAAHARRIASWDDLTELPARLRAHLAERFRLAALSEAARSTSADGTVKWLFQAADGQTIETVAIPSSTVPGAAPRTTICVSSQAGCAFACRFCATGQMGFARDLTPGEILEQVYRANSDSGRAVDNVVFMGMGEPLANLHSVVQAIRALADPLGLGFSPRRVTVSTSGLVPEIDLLAEANLGARLAVSLHAPTDELRSALMPINRRFPIADLVAAASRYARASGRRVSFEYVMLDGVNDADEHARLLADLLAGRAAHVNLIPYNQTASGFTSSAPARIRTFAQRVRDGGVPCTIRASRGRDIAAACGQLKAENLRLRPKQPVRPATLSVGREKA from the coding sequence GTGGCCCCCGCGGTCACGGACCGCACCCGCGCCGAGCTCGTCGACGATCTGGCCTGCGCGGGCGCCGAGCCGTACCGGGCGCGGCAGCTTTTCCACGCGGCGCATGCTCGGCGCATTGCGTCATGGGACGACCTCACGGAGCTCCCCGCCCGGCTCCGCGCGCACCTGGCCGAACGCTTCCGGCTCGCCGCGCTCTCTGAGGCGGCCCGTAGCACATCGGCCGACGGGACGGTGAAGTGGCTCTTCCAGGCGGCGGACGGACAAACAATCGAGACCGTCGCGATTCCCTCCTCCACCGTGCCGGGCGCCGCACCGCGCACCACCATCTGCGTCTCCAGTCAGGCCGGGTGCGCGTTCGCCTGCCGATTTTGCGCGACCGGGCAGATGGGATTCGCTCGCGATCTCACCCCGGGGGAGATCCTCGAACAGGTCTATCGCGCGAATTCGGACTCGGGCCGCGCGGTCGACAACGTCGTCTTCATGGGCATGGGTGAGCCCCTGGCCAATCTCCACTCGGTGGTGCAGGCGATTCGCGCCCTCGCGGATCCGCTGGGGCTCGGCTTCAGTCCTCGCCGCGTCACTGTCTCGACGAGTGGGCTCGTCCCCGAGATCGACCTCCTGGCCGAGGCAAACCTCGGCGCGCGGCTCGCCGTGTCGCTCCATGCGCCGACGGACGAGCTTCGCAGCGCCCTCATGCCCATCAACCGGCGCTTTCCGATCGCCGACCTCGTGGCGGCGGCAAGCCGGTACGCGCGCGCGTCCGGACGGCGCGTTAGCTTCGAGTACGTGATGTTGGACGGCGTCAACGACGCCGACGAGCATGCCCGGCTGCTCGCAGACCTCCTCGCGGGGCGCGCCGCCCACGTGAACCTCATTCCCTATAACCAGACGGCGTCCGGCTTCACGTCCAGCGCCCCGGCGCGCATTCGCACATTCGCCCAGCGCGTGCGCGATGGCGGCGTGCCGTGCACCATTCGGGCCAGCCGCGGACGAGACATCGCGGCCGCGTGCGGGCAGCTCAAAGCCGAGAACCTTCGACTGCGCCCGAAACAACCTGTGCGACCGGCCACCCTCTCGGTGGGCAGGGAGAAGGCATGA
- a CDS encoding dienelactone hydrolase family protein: MAAPADVFTNDQIQTEMVKVPGQGIQMDAILARPKTGGPFPTVIVIHENMGIDPNNDTAGPHFENLTQRLARQGFTAIAPNLFQRGGGPESNPAPQVNQDLKALFDWLQSQPYVKRDGIGTVGFCWGGGTSINAAISNPDVDAAIIFYGRNPDPIDDVAKLTCPVLAFYGEADERLTSGAPALAEAMKKHGKSFEYKVYPGAQHAFFNERKGDRHDPAASADAWERMVAFFKQNLGK, encoded by the coding sequence ATGGCAGCTCCGGCCGACGTCTTCACGAACGACCAGATCCAAACGGAGATGGTGAAAGTCCCCGGCCAAGGCATCCAGATGGACGCCATTCTGGCCCGACCGAAGACCGGCGGCCCGTTCCCAACAGTGATCGTCATCCACGAGAATATGGGGATCGATCCCAACAACGACACCGCGGGCCCCCACTTCGAGAATCTCACCCAGCGCCTCGCTCGCCAGGGCTTCACCGCCATCGCCCCGAACCTGTTCCAGCGCGGAGGCGGGCCCGAGTCCAACCCCGCACCTCAGGTCAATCAGGACCTCAAGGCGCTCTTCGACTGGCTGCAGAGCCAGCCATACGTGAAGCGCGATGGCATCGGGACCGTCGGCTTCTGTTGGGGCGGGGGCACGTCCATCAACGCGGCCATCTCGAACCCGGACGTGGATGCCGCGATCATCTTCTACGGGCGCAACCCGGACCCTATCGACGACGTTGCGAAGCTGACCTGCCCGGTGTTGGCCTTCTATGGGGAAGCGGACGAGCGGCTGACGTCCGGAGCGCCCGCCCTCGCGGAAGCCATGAAGAAACATGGAAAGAGTTTTGAATACAAGGTCTATCCAGGGGCGCAGCACGCCTTCTTCAACGAACGAAAGGGCGACCGGCACGATCCCGCTGCCTCGGCCGACGCGTGGGAGCGGATGGTCGCCTTTTTCAAACAGAACCTCGGAAAGTAA